A region of Streptomyces halobius DNA encodes the following proteins:
- a CDS encoding HAD family hydrolase: protein MRYDLIIFDNDGVLVDSEPISNRILADYLTELGHPTTYEDSIRDYMGSAMHRIHEIVMERSGQRLPDDFDDGFHARVFEAFHRQLEPVPGVVGVLEKLAGDAVPYCVASSGTHERIRVALSKTGLLEKFGLEKFGAEGVHGGGDNRIFSSQDVGRGKPAPDLFLHAAEQMGVSPERCAVVEDSPLGVQGALDAGMDVYGFTAMTPAAKLAGAVAHFSDMTELPQLLA from the coding sequence ATGCGCTATGATCTGATCATTTTCGATAACGATGGTGTCCTGGTGGACAGCGAACCGATCTCCAATCGGATCCTCGCGGACTACCTCACTGAGTTGGGCCACCCGACCACGTACGAGGATTCGATCCGTGACTACATGGGCTCCGCGATGCACCGGATCCACGAAATCGTCATGGAGCGGTCGGGCCAGCGGTTGCCGGACGACTTTGACGACGGCTTCCATGCCCGGGTTTTCGAGGCGTTCCACCGGCAACTGGAGCCGGTGCCGGGTGTGGTCGGGGTGCTGGAGAAGCTGGCCGGGGACGCAGTGCCGTATTGCGTCGCTTCGTCGGGGACCCATGAGCGGATCCGGGTGGCGCTGAGTAAGACCGGGCTGTTGGAGAAGTTCGGGTTGGAGAAATTCGGGGCGGAAGGCGTCCATGGCGGAGGGGATAATCGCATCTTCTCGTCGCAGGATGTGGGGCGTGGGAAGCCGGCGCCGGATCTGTTTCTGCATGCGGCGGAACAGATGGGGGTGTCGCCCGAGCGGTGTGCTGTTGTTGAGGACAGCCCGCTTGGTGTGCAGGGTGCACTGGACGCGGGGATGGATGTCTATGGGTTCACGGCGATGACACCGGCGGCGAAGCTGGCCGGGGCCGTCGCGCACTTCTCCGACATGACGGAACTGCCGCAGCTGCTGGCGTGA
- a CDS encoding acetoin utilization protein AcuC produces MSGRAQLMWDEAVTGYDFGPGHPMDPVRLALTMRLVEAYGLDRGPLEVVAAKPAGDSTLRLVHREDYIGAVRAASADPDSADTSYGLGTADDPAFSGMHEASALIAGQSVGAAEAVWRGDAQHAVNFTGGLHHAMPGGASGFCIYNDASLAIARLLELGAERVAYVDVDVHHGDGVQAAFWEDPRVLTISLHEHPRTLFPQTGWPEESGGDGAEGSVANVALPAGTADEGWLRAFHAVVPELLGAFRPQVVVTQHGADTHFEDPLAHLAVSVDAQRMVAESCHDLAHEHADGRWVALGGGGYAVVDVVPRSWTHLTAIAAGRPIDPTTMVPEAWRHEVFRRTRQLGPQRMTDGRTPTWRDFADGGYDPADRLDQAVLATRRAVFPAHGLLP; encoded by the coding sequence ATGAGCGGCCGCGCACAACTGATGTGGGACGAGGCAGTAACGGGCTATGACTTCGGGCCCGGTCATCCGATGGATCCGGTCCGCCTCGCGCTGACCATGCGTCTGGTGGAGGCGTACGGGCTCGACCGCGGGCCCCTGGAAGTGGTCGCGGCCAAGCCGGCCGGCGATTCCACGCTGCGGTTGGTGCACCGCGAGGACTACATCGGGGCGGTCCGTGCCGCTTCGGCGGACCCGGACTCGGCGGACACCTCGTACGGTCTGGGCACAGCGGATGATCCGGCGTTTTCGGGTATGCATGAGGCATCGGCGCTGATCGCCGGGCAGTCGGTCGGGGCGGCCGAGGCTGTCTGGCGCGGGGACGCGCAGCATGCGGTGAACTTCACCGGCGGGCTGCATCACGCGATGCCGGGCGGCGCGTCCGGATTCTGCATCTACAACGACGCTTCGCTGGCGATCGCCCGGCTGCTGGAGCTGGGCGCCGAGCGGGTCGCGTATGTGGATGTGGATGTGCACCACGGCGATGGGGTGCAGGCGGCGTTCTGGGAGGACCCACGGGTCCTGACGATCTCGCTGCACGAGCATCCGCGTACGCTCTTCCCGCAGACCGGATGGCCGGAGGAGAGCGGCGGCGACGGCGCGGAGGGCAGCGTGGCGAATGTGGCGCTGCCGGCCGGGACCGCTGACGAGGGGTGGCTGCGGGCGTTCCACGCGGTGGTGCCGGAGCTGCTCGGGGCGTTCCGGCCGCAGGTGGTCGTGACGCAGCACGGTGCGGACACCCACTTCGAGGACCCGCTCGCGCATCTGGCGGTGAGCGTCGACGCGCAGCGGATGGTGGCCGAGTCCTGTCACGATCTGGCGCATGAGCACGCGGACGGGCGGTGGGTGGCGCTCGGTGGCGGCGGCTATGCGGTGGTGGATGTGGTGCCGCGCAGCTGGACGCATCTGACGGCGATCGCGGCGGGTCGGCCCATCGATCCGACGACGATGGTGCCGGAGGCGTGGCGGCACGAAGTGTTCCGCAGGACCCGGCAGTTGGGGCCGCAGCGGATGACCGATGGGCGTACCCCGACCTGGCGGGATTTCGCCGATGGCGGCTACGACCCGGCCGACCGGCTGGACCAGGCGGTACTGGCCACCCGCCGGGCGGTGTTTCCGGCGCATGGGCTGTTGCCGTAG